The Alistipes finegoldii DSM 17242 DNA segment CAGCGCGGCACGGTTCACAACCCCGGTGAAAACGTGGGTATCGGTAAAGATCACACGCTCTTCGCCCTTGTAGACGGCACCGTCGAATTCTGCAAGAAAGGCGCAGGCAAATCGTACGTGAGCGTAACTCCCCTGAGCGAGTAGGCGTTCCATAAGCAACACAAGACAGGCGGCTTCCCCGACGGGAGGCCGCTTGTTTTGTGAACCCCGGAAGCGCAAGACACACGGTCCGAAGATCATAGGGCACACACACCAAAGATCATACGGCGACCACACGCCCCAAAGCCGTTTTTCGGCAATCGACTCCGCGGCCCGGCCCCAATACAGACAGGTAGTTGCAGATTGCGAAAAATTGATTACCTTTGTTATGCGGTACACCGTATTGCATGCGTTCTTAACATATCGAGTATATAAACGATTGTATTAACATCCTGAAATCTGGTAAATTTTTTGTAAGTCCAAATACAGTCCGCTCCCGGAAGGGTGCGCGCTGTTTTGTTGGATTTACGGGTTTACCAGAACCTCAGGAGTTACAGATTCAGCGGCACTCTTCTTCTTTGGCACAAATGAGTCCATTTGTCCGCACTCCTGCCGATGCAATCGAATCATATGCGGCGGCAGGATGCTTTCCGATAATCGGATTCTTCATACAAAAGAGAGTTGCGTCACTTTTTTCCTGCCGCCGTTCTTTTTTACTTTCTCCGTCCGCAACATATTCCGCACATCCGGCCGACCGAGCAGTTCCGCCGCATAACACAAAAAAAACGGCAGCCCCTCAGAGAAGGAGTGCCGCAAATTATCCGCGCCGGCGAAACTACTTCTTCGCAGGCTCTTTTTCGACGGCCTTGAATACGGCCAGCGACTTGTCGTCGTCGAAGAAGGTCAGCTCCGAACCCTTGATTTCGAAACGGTCCACGTCGTCGAGCATCTTGACGAACGCATCTTCGTACTGCATGTCGGGGCAGGCCATCCGGGTCATGCCCATATTCTCGAATTCGAGTTTCTTGCCCTTCAGCTCATAGCGGCCGAAGAAACGGTTGCAGTTGGTGCGTCCGGCGACCATCGTGTCGGCGGCATTGAACTCCAGCGTGAAGAAATCCGCCTCCTGATTGATCGCCGTCGCCGGAATCGCCCCCATTTGGGCGAGTTTCCAAGTCGTACCTTCGAGCGTCTTGTCCTGCGCGGCGCTTCCGCACGCAGCCATCGTAACGAGCAGCGCTGCGGCTGCAAAATACTTTTTCATCATAAATACATATAAGTTAATAACAGAACGCCGCGTGCAAAAACCGCACAAAACCTGACGGCGTCGACTCTTACGCGCCCCAAAGTTAGCAATTCCCGGCCGGATACGCAACCCCGGCGACAAAAAACACAGGCAGGTTCTCACATAGGCAGTTTTTGGGCGGCTCCCGAAAAAAAGCCATCCGGAACAAATCGCTCCGGATGGCCGCAAATCGGGCAAAGCCCCGAATTACATTTTTTTCAGGAATTACATTTTTTTCAGATAAACCGCGATCTGCAGTTCCGTCGTTGCGTTGAACAGATCGTCGAGAATGACAGCGGGATCGAGTCCCATCATCTGCGACGGATCGAGTCCCAGCCCGCCGAGCACGTCCTTGAGCAGCTTGACATAGGGCAGCATCATGGCGCGGTCCACATACAGGCGGAACACACCGCCCTCAAAGGTGTACTTGAACGGAATGGCGTAATGGCTGTCGGTC contains these protein-coding regions:
- the rpmA gene encoding 50S ribosomal protein L27 codes for the protein MAHKKGVGSSKNGRESESKRLGVKLFGGQFAKAGNIIVRQRGTVHNPGENVGIGKDHTLFALVDGTVEFCKKGAGKSYVSVTPLSE
- a CDS encoding META domain-containing protein; the protein is MMKKYFAAAALLVTMAACGSAAQDKTLEGTTWKLAQMGAIPATAINQEADFFTLEFNAADTMVAGRTNCNRFFGRYELKGKKLEFENMGMTRMACPDMQYEDAFVKMLDDVDRFEIKGSELTFFDDDKSLAVFKAVEKEPAKK